In the genome of Rhizobium etli 8C-3, one region contains:
- a CDS encoding transposase, whose translation MGTKAANAILLFAAMIFFAVLAMDIAVPALVLSLMALSTRAVTLEASLSRQEGESS comes from the coding sequence ATGGGAACCAAAGCTGCCAACGCCATTCTGCTCTTTGCCGCGATGATATTTTTCGCGGTGCTTGCGATGGATATCGCCGTGCCCGCACTGGTTCTGAGCCTCATGGCGTTGTCGACACGGGCAGTCACCCTGGAGGCGTCTTTGAGCCGACAGGAAGGGGAGTCCTCATGA
- a CDS encoding DUF6105 family protein has translation MRWFLVFWLGPIAFLGGWYWLSYYDMNFGIFMLTRQVHDLTFQIYGNALGVPPETIPPLVARAIAVDSLVVFAIIGFRKRRKLVAWWRARQASRSSDLASSESLSRAP, from the coding sequence ATGAGGTGGTTCCTGGTCTTCTGGCTGGGACCGATCGCCTTTTTGGGCGGCTGGTACTGGCTTTCTTACTACGACATGAATTTCGGCATTTTCATGCTGACGCGCCAGGTTCATGACCTGACCTTCCAGATTTACGGCAATGCGCTCGGCGTACCGCCGGAAACCATCCCGCCGCTTGTCGCCCGCGCGATCGCTGTCGACAGCCTTGTCGTCTTCGCAATCATTGGTTTTCGCAAGCGCAGGAAGCTCGTTGCATGGTGGAGGGCGCGTCAGGCCTCCAGATCGTCCGATCTGGCGAGCAGCGAGAGCCTGTCCAGGGCTCCCTGA
- the ruvX gene encoding Holliday junction resolvase RuvX, translated as MTVLTIEELAAVLRSGQAIAGLDLGTKTIGLAMSDLGRRFATPRPVIKRQKFTIDAELLLAFAAKEKAAGFVIGLPMNMDGSAGARVQATRAFVRNMEQKTNLPFVYWDERLSTVAAQRALIEMDVSRAKRAGRIDSAAASFILQGALDRLSLLARSDDLEA; from the coding sequence ATGACGGTGCTGACGATCGAGGAACTGGCGGCTGTCTTGCGGTCCGGACAGGCGATCGCCGGGCTTGACCTCGGCACAAAGACGATTGGCCTTGCGATGTCAGATCTCGGGCGGCGCTTTGCAACGCCGCGGCCTGTCATCAAACGGCAGAAGTTCACGATTGACGCCGAATTGCTGCTTGCTTTTGCCGCGAAGGAAAAAGCAGCCGGTTTCGTCATAGGGCTGCCGATGAACATGGATGGCTCGGCCGGTGCGCGCGTTCAGGCGACGAGAGCCTTCGTGCGCAACATGGAGCAAAAGACGAACCTGCCCTTTGTCTACTGGGACGAGCGGCTTTCGACGGTCGCAGCGCAACGGGCGCTGATCGAGATGGATGTGTCGCGTGCCAAACGTGCCGGGCGGATCGATTCAGCCGCCGCCAGCTTCATCCTTCAGGGAGCCCTGGACAGGCTCTCGCTGCTCGCCAGATCGGACGATCTGGAGGCCTGA
- a CDS encoding metal-dependent hydrolase, producing MKITWLGHSAFRIETKAARILIDPFLTHNPSFAGQDIKQVASGITHILLTHGHGDHVGDTISLASETGAVVLANADLAAWLGSKGVERIEMGNTGGTVSLGSFTATFTNALHSSAQITEDGVSHSLGNPNGLMLHFDDEASLLHMGDTDIFSDMALLNELHQPDVGIVPIGDRFTMGGAVAALSCRRYFNFKTAIPCHYATFPIIDQTPEKFVAGMEGSKTQVRTPKLGETLSI from the coding sequence ATGAAGATCACCTGGCTCGGCCATTCCGCCTTCCGCATCGAGACGAAAGCGGCAAGGATACTGATCGACCCGTTCCTCACCCACAACCCGTCCTTTGCAGGTCAGGACATTAAGCAGGTTGCGAGCGGCATCACACATATCCTCCTGACGCACGGCCATGGCGACCATGTCGGCGATACCATTTCGCTTGCAAGCGAGACCGGTGCCGTTGTGCTCGCCAATGCAGATCTGGCCGCCTGGCTCGGCTCCAAGGGCGTCGAGAGGATCGAGATGGGCAACACGGGCGGCACGGTTTCGCTTGGAAGTTTCACCGCCACCTTCACCAATGCGCTGCACTCCTCCGCCCAGATCACCGAGGACGGCGTTTCCCATTCGCTCGGCAACCCCAATGGCCTGATGCTGCATTTTGACGACGAGGCGAGCCTGCTCCATATGGGCGATACCGACATCTTCTCCGACATGGCACTCCTCAACGAGCTGCACCAGCCGGATGTCGGCATCGTGCCGATCGGTGACCGCTTCACCATGGGCGGCGCCGTTGCAGCGCTCTCCTGCCGGCGTTACTTCAACTTCAAGACGGCAATCCCCTGCCACTACGCCACCTTCCCGATCATCGACCAGACGCCGGAAAAATTCGTCGCCGGCATGGAAGGCTCGAAGACGCAGGTCAGGACGCCGAAGCTTGGCGAGACGCTGTCCATCTAA
- the gatC gene encoding Asp-tRNA(Asn)/Glu-tRNA(Gln) amidotransferase subunit GatC, with protein sequence MSVDLATVKRVAHLARIAVSEEEANRMVDELNGILGFVEQLSEVNVEGIEPMTSVTPMAMKKRKDEVTDGSKAEDIVANAPVSDHNFFLVPKVVE encoded by the coding sequence ATGTCCGTCGATCTTGCCACCGTTAAGCGCGTTGCGCACCTTGCCCGCATTGCCGTTTCAGAAGAAGAGGCAAATCGCATGGTCGACGAGCTGAATGGCATCCTCGGTTTCGTCGAGCAGCTTTCCGAGGTGAATGTCGAAGGCATCGAGCCGATGACCTCCGTCACGCCGATGGCGATGAAAAAGCGGAAGGACGAGGTCACCGACGGCAGCAAGGCCGAGGACATCGTCGCCAATGCGCCGGTCAGCGACCACAATTTCTTCCTGGTGCCGAAAGTCGTCGAATAA
- the gatA gene encoding Asp-tRNA(Asn)/Glu-tRNA(Gln) amidotransferase subunit GatA, whose product MSELTSLTIAESREKLRAKEITATELTEAYISAIDAANDRLNAYIKVTPDLARVMAKNSDERIAAGRAGDLEGIPLGIKDLFATVGVHTQACSHILDGFEPRYESTVTQNLWNDGAVMLGKLNMDEFAMGSSNETSHYGPVINPWRAKGSNQQLVPGGSSGGSAAAVAAHLCAGATATDTGGSIRQPAAFTGTVGIKPTYGRCSRWGTVAFASSLDQAGPISRDVRDAAILLKSMASVDAQDTTSVDLPVPDYEASLGKSLKGMKIGIPNEYRVEGMPEEIETLWQQGIAWLKDAGAEIVTISLPHTKYALPAYYIVAPAEASSNLARYDGVRYGLRVDGKDIVDMYEKTRAAGFGKEVKRRIMIGTYVLSAGYYDAYYLRAQKVRTLIKRDFEFAFDAGVDAILTPATPSSAFGIADENLASDPVKMYLNDIFTVTVNMAGLPGIAVPAGLDHKGLPLGLQLIGRPFDEETLFKTAHVIEQAAGKFAPAKWW is encoded by the coding sequence ATGAGCGAACTCACCAGCCTGACCATTGCCGAATCCCGCGAGAAGCTGCGCGCTAAGGAAATCACCGCGACCGAACTGACGGAAGCCTACATCTCGGCTATCGATGCGGCCAATGACCGGCTGAATGCCTATATCAAAGTCACGCCCGATCTCGCCCGGGTCATGGCGAAGAACTCCGACGAGCGCATCGCCGCAGGCCGGGCCGGCGATCTCGAGGGTATCCCCCTCGGCATCAAGGACCTCTTTGCGACAGTTGGCGTCCACACCCAGGCCTGCAGCCACATCCTCGACGGCTTCGAGCCGCGCTACGAATCGACCGTCACCCAGAACCTTTGGAACGACGGCGCCGTCATGCTCGGCAAGCTGAACATGGACGAGTTCGCCATGGGCTCCTCCAACGAAACCTCGCACTACGGCCCGGTCATCAATCCATGGCGCGCGAAGGGCTCCAACCAGCAGCTCGTTCCGGGCGGCTCTTCAGGCGGCTCGGCGGCGGCGGTTGCGGCCCATCTTTGCGCCGGCGCCACTGCCACCGATACCGGCGGTTCGATACGCCAGCCGGCCGCCTTCACCGGCACCGTCGGCATCAAGCCGACCTATGGCCGCTGCTCGCGCTGGGGCACGGTCGCCTTCGCGTCCTCGCTCGATCAGGCCGGCCCGATTTCCCGCGACGTGCGCGATGCCGCGATCCTCTTGAAGTCGATGGCAAGTGTCGATGCCCAGGATACGACCTCCGTCGACCTGCCGGTGCCGGACTACGAAGCCTCGCTCGGCAAGTCGCTGAAGGGCATGAAGATCGGCATTCCGAACGAATACCGCGTCGAGGGCATGCCGGAAGAAATCGAGACGCTTTGGCAGCAGGGCATCGCCTGGCTGAAGGACGCCGGCGCCGAGATCGTCACCATCTCGCTGCCGCATACCAAATACGCGCTGCCGGCCTATTACATCGTTGCTCCGGCCGAAGCCTCCTCGAATCTTGCCCGCTACGACGGCGTGCGCTACGGCTTGCGCGTCGACGGCAAGGATATCGTCGACATGTACGAGAAGACCCGTGCCGCGGGCTTCGGCAAGGAAGTCAAGCGCCGCATCATGATCGGCACCTACGTGCTGTCGGCCGGCTACTACGACGCCTATTACCTGCGTGCCCAGAAGGTCCGCACGCTGATCAAGCGCGATTTCGAGTTCGCCTTCGACGCCGGCGTCGATGCCATTCTGACGCCCGCCACCCCGTCTTCGGCCTTCGGCATTGCCGACGAGAACCTCGCCTCAGACCCGGTCAAGATGTACTTGAACGATATCTTCACCGTGACGGTCAACATGGCGGGTCTCCCGGGCATCGCCGTGCCCGCCGGCCTCGATCACAAAGGCCTGCCGCTCGGCCTCCAACTCATCGGCAGGCCCTTCGACGAAGAGACCCTCTTCAAGACTGCGCATGTCATCGAACAGGCCGCCGGCAAGTTCGCGCCGGCGAAGTGGTGGTAA
- a CDS encoding YjhX family toxin — translation MDISRTEQRILHLLAQGGRIEITRDEKKRIEKLQLYTREGWVFSGLDLITFRKLKQKKAIKSSSGKPYRITERGLVLVRAEQNNR, via the coding sequence ATGGATATTTCCCGCACGGAGCAACGCATCCTGCACCTATTGGCCCAGGGCGGCCGCATCGAAATCACACGCGACGAAAAGAAAAGGATCGAAAAGCTGCAGCTCTATACCCGCGAAGGCTGGGTATTTTCAGGCCTTGACCTGATCACCTTCCGCAAACTCAAACAGAAGAAGGCGATCAAATCTTCGAGCGGTAAACCCTACCGCATCACGGAGCGGGGCTTGGTGCTGGTAAGAGCCGAGCAGAACAATCGATAG
- a CDS encoding GNAT family N-acetyltransferase, translating to MIHIRNAREGEADLLSEIGLRAWQKAMRAMGESDALLDAARSAFVNFTQGTWLTITVIELNGLVAGWAAREHLDETISDFWIDPAYTCQGLGSALLEAIEKDIAEQGFAKAAMQTHSGNTEAISFFQKHGYAIHWLSIAYNPKLDRDVPSLGLAKDLETGGDGAYGPGSSF from the coding sequence TTGATCCACATTCGCAATGCTCGCGAGGGCGAAGCGGACCTTTTGAGTGAGATCGGCCTCAGAGCCTGGCAAAAGGCGATGAGGGCAATGGGCGAGTCGGACGCGCTGCTGGATGCGGCGCGCAGTGCCTTCGTCAATTTTACGCAAGGCACGTGGCTGACGATCACCGTGATCGAGCTCAACGGTTTGGTTGCCGGCTGGGCGGCGCGCGAACACCTGGACGAGACGATATCCGATTTCTGGATCGATCCGGCCTATACTTGCCAGGGCCTAGGCTCTGCGCTTCTGGAAGCGATCGAAAAGGACATTGCCGAGCAGGGTTTCGCCAAAGCTGCAATGCAGACGCATTCGGGAAATACCGAGGCGATCAGTTTTTTCCAGAAGCACGGTTACGCCATCCACTGGCTTTCGATCGCCTATAATCCGAAGCTCGACCGCGACGTACCATCGCTCGGACTGGCAAAGGACCTCGAAACCGGGGGCGACGGAGCCTACGGGCCCGGCTCCAGCTTCTGA
- the gatB gene encoding Asp-tRNA(Asn)/Glu-tRNA(Gln) amidotransferase subunit GatB gives MTIVDVRTPDPKRFIPGATGDWEVIIGMEVHAQVLSNAKLFSGASTQFGKPQNSNVSLVDAAMPGMLPVINEECVKQAVRTGLGLKAQINKRSVFDRKNYFYPDLPQGYQISQYKDPIVGEGTIVISLGPDRQGQFEDIEIGIERLHLEQDAGKSMHDQHATMSYVDLNRSGVALMEIVSKPDMRSSDEAKAYMTKLRSIVRYLGTCDGNMDEGSMRADVNVSVRRPGEPFGTRCEIKNVNSIRFIGQAIEYEARRQIGILEDGGTIDQETRLFDANKGETRSMRSKEEAHDYRYFPDPDLLPLEFDESFIKDLEAHLPELPDDKKERFVRELGLSVYDASVLVSEKAIADYFEAVAEGRDGKTAANWVINDLLGALNRTGKDIEETPVSPAQLGAIIDLIKAETISGKIAKDLFEIVLNEGGDPVEIVETRGMKQVTDTGAIEKAVDDIIAANPDQVAKVQAKPTLAGWFVGQVMKATGGKANPQAVQALVKAKLKIEE, from the coding sequence ATGACCATTGTCGACGTTCGTACGCCTGATCCGAAACGCTTCATTCCCGGCGCCACCGGCGATTGGGAAGTCATCATCGGCATGGAAGTCCATGCGCAGGTGCTGTCGAATGCGAAGCTCTTCTCGGGCGCCTCGACGCAATTCGGCAAGCCGCAGAATTCGAACGTCTCGCTGGTCGATGCTGCCATGCCCGGCATGCTGCCGGTCATAAACGAGGAATGCGTCAAGCAGGCGGTGCGCACCGGCCTTGGTCTGAAGGCTCAGATCAACAAGCGTTCGGTCTTCGATCGCAAGAACTATTTCTATCCCGACCTGCCGCAGGGCTATCAGATCTCGCAGTACAAGGATCCGATCGTCGGCGAGGGCACGATCGTCATTTCGCTTGGTCCTGACCGCCAGGGCCAGTTCGAGGATATCGAGATCGGCATCGAGCGCCTGCATCTGGAACAGGATGCCGGCAAGTCGATGCACGACCAGCATGCGACGATGTCATATGTCGACCTCAACCGTTCCGGCGTCGCGCTCATGGAAATCGTCTCGAAGCCCGATATGCGCTCGTCGGACGAGGCGAAGGCATACATGACAAAGCTGCGCTCGATCGTGCGGTATCTCGGGACCTGTGACGGCAATATGGACGAGGGCTCGATGCGCGCCGACGTCAACGTCTCCGTCCGCCGCCCCGGCGAGCCCTTCGGCACGCGCTGCGAGATCAAGAATGTCAACTCCATCCGCTTCATCGGCCAGGCGATCGAATATGAAGCCCGCCGCCAGATCGGCATCCTGGAGGACGGCGGTACGATCGATCAGGAAACTCGCCTTTTCGACGCGAACAAGGGTGAAACGCGCTCCATGCGTTCCAAGGAAGAAGCACATGATTATCGCTACTTCCCCGACCCGGACCTGCTACCGCTCGAATTCGACGAGAGCTTCATCAAGGATCTTGAAGCCCACCTGCCGGAGCTGCCGGACGACAAGAAGGAGCGCTTCGTGCGCGAACTCGGCCTTTCGGTCTACGATGCTTCGGTGCTGGTCTCCGAAAAGGCGATAGCCGATTACTTCGAGGCCGTGGCCGAAGGCCGCGACGGCAAGACGGCTGCAAACTGGGTGATCAACGACCTGCTCGGCGCCTTGAACAGGACCGGCAAGGACATCGAGGAGACGCCGGTTTCACCGGCCCAGCTGGGCGCGATCATCGATCTCATCAAGGCCGAAACCATCTCCGGCAAGATTGCCAAGGACCTCTTCGAGATCGTTCTCAACGAAGGCGGCGATCCGGTTGAGATCGTCGAAACCCGCGGCATGAAGCAGGTGACCGATACCGGCGCCATCGAAAAGGCCGTCGACGACATCATCGCCGCCAACCCGGATCAGGTTGCCAAGGTTCAGGCAAAGCCGACGCTTGCCGGATGGTTCGTCGGCCAGGTGATGAAGGCAACCGGCGGCAAGGCCAATCCGCAGGCCGTCCAGGCGCTCGTCAAGGCCAAGCTCAAAATCGAGGAGTAA
- a CDS encoding GNAT family N-acetyltransferase — translation MYFVRTASERDLDTVRALLAEAFRCAYADLYGEAKVSELIAHLFSPAALQARLARKNAEFLVADNGKTLGGIGYAAMSDEMTKTVMLHLLYVRPSLHRQGIGREIFAELETCFPDAEIMRLEVEPRNEKAIAFYHAHGFTDAGRQENDGPGQSGIATLILEKRLETH, via the coding sequence GTGTATTTCGTGCGCACGGCAAGCGAGCGGGACCTCGACACGGTCCGCGCCCTGCTGGCCGAGGCGTTTCGTTGCGCCTATGCCGATCTCTACGGCGAGGCGAAGGTGAGCGAGCTGATCGCGCATCTGTTTTCCCCGGCAGCGCTCCAGGCGCGGCTGGCGAGGAAGAACGCGGAATTCCTCGTCGCCGATAACGGCAAGACCCTCGGCGGCATAGGCTATGCCGCCATGTCGGACGAGATGACGAAGACGGTCATGCTGCACCTGCTCTACGTGCGGCCATCGCTGCATCGCCAGGGCATCGGGCGCGAAATCTTCGCCGAGCTCGAGACCTGCTTTCCGGATGCAGAGATCATGCGTCTCGAGGTCGAGCCGAGGAACGAGAAGGCAATCGCCTTTTATCACGCACATGGTTTTACCGATGCTGGCCGCCAGGAAAACGACGGACCGGGCCAATCCGGGATTGCGACGCTGATCCTCGAAAAGCGGCTCGAAACCCATTGA
- a CDS encoding NADH:ubiquinone oxidoreductase subunit NDUFA12, whose protein sequence is MKNLLLQIFTWWNGQTLGTRFATWRFGKRVGEDEFGNVYYEGGMSSYGLPKRWVIYKGYAEASAIPPGWHGWMHHRTDVPPSKESYVAKEWQKAHRQNLTGSAQAYRPPGSLAVAGERPRVTGDYDAWTPGN, encoded by the coding sequence ATGAAGAATCTACTTTTGCAAATCTTCACCTGGTGGAACGGCCAGACGCTGGGCACGCGTTTTGCGACCTGGCGTTTCGGCAAGCGCGTCGGTGAGGATGAATTCGGCAACGTCTATTATGAAGGCGGGATGTCCTCCTACGGACTGCCGAAGCGCTGGGTGATCTACAAGGGATATGCCGAAGCCTCCGCCATCCCCCCCGGCTGGCACGGCTGGATGCACCACCGCACCGATGTTCCGCCCTCGAAGGAAAGCTACGTCGCCAAGGAATGGCAGAAGGCGCACCGTCAAAACCTCACCGGCTCCGCGCAGGCTTATCGCCCGCCGGGCTCGCTTGCCGTTGCCGGCGAACGTCCGCGGGTGACCGGCGACTACGACGCCTGGACGCCCGGCAACTGA
- a CDS encoding DUF2155 domain-containing protein codes for MKLFTRNHVLRAAGFGLALGTSFLPQAASAARIDNPVAVFSGLDKITGRITTFDVYVNETVQFGALQVTPKACYSRDQAEAQKIDGFVEVDEITLDRKIRRIFTGWMFADSPGLNAVEHPIYDVWLKDCKAQSEVPAPEGAAK; via the coding sequence ATGAAGCTTTTCACGCGCAATCATGTCCTGCGTGCTGCCGGGTTTGGCCTGGCGCTTGGTACTTCCTTCTTGCCGCAGGCGGCGTCTGCCGCACGCATCGACAATCCCGTTGCCGTCTTCTCCGGCCTCGACAAAATCACCGGCCGCATCACCACCTTCGATGTCTATGTCAACGAAACCGTGCAGTTCGGCGCACTTCAGGTCACGCCGAAGGCCTGCTATTCGCGCGACCAGGCAGAAGCCCAGAAGATCGACGGTTTCGTCGAAGTCGACGAGATCACCCTCGACCGAAAGATCCGTCGCATCTTCACCGGCTGGATGTTCGCAGACAGCCCCGGCCTCAACGCTGTGGAACACCCGATTTACGACGTTTGGCTGAAGGACTGCAAGGCGCAGTCCGAGGTGCCGGCGCCCGAAGGGGCGGCGAAGTAG
- the aat gene encoding leucyl/phenylalanyl-tRNA--protein transferase codes for MAGSRRKSPGITPEILLRAYSIGLFPMAESADDPEIFWVEPELRGVLPLDSFHVSKSLAKTIRRHPFEIRFDHDFDAVIAACAEATSDRPSTWINHTIRSLYSTLHRMGHAHSVEAWHDDQLVGGLYGVSLGSAFFGESMFSRRTDASKICLVHLVARLRDRQFTLLDTQFTTEHLKTFGAIDVPKDEYAVMLAAAMDSPQLKF; via the coding sequence ATGGCAGGTTCGCGCAGGAAGTCCCCAGGCATAACCCCGGAGATTCTTCTGCGCGCCTATTCCATCGGCCTCTTTCCGATGGCCGAATCCGCCGACGATCCGGAAATCTTCTGGGTCGAGCCGGAGCTTCGCGGCGTACTGCCTCTCGACAGCTTCCACGTCTCGAAAAGCCTTGCGAAGACGATCCGCAGGCATCCCTTCGAGATCCGCTTTGATCATGATTTCGACGCCGTGATCGCGGCCTGCGCCGAGGCGACTTCAGACCGGCCGAGCACCTGGATCAACCATACGATCAGATCGCTCTATTCGACACTCCACCGCATGGGCCATGCCCATTCCGTCGAAGCCTGGCACGACGATCAACTGGTCGGCGGCCTCTATGGCGTCTCGCTCGGCTCGGCCTTCTTCGGCGAGAGCATGTTCTCGCGCCGCACCGACGCCTCGAAGATCTGTCTTGTTCATCTGGTCGCGCGTCTGCGCGACAGGCAGTTCACCCTGCTCGACACGCAATTCACTACCGAGCACCTGAAGACTTTCGGCGCCATCGACGTGCCCAAGGACGAATATGCGGTAATGCTCGCCGCGGCGATGGATTCACCGCAACTGAAGTTCTGA
- the accC gene encoding acetyl-CoA carboxylase biotin carboxylase subunit — MVSKILIANRGEIALRVLRACKELGIPCVVVHSTADADAMHVRLADESVCIGPPPSRDSYLNIHQIVAACEITGADAVHPGYGFLSENAKFADILDAHDITFIGPTADHIRIMGDKITAKTTALELGIPVVPGSDGEVKTEEDAIKTAALIGYPVLIKATAGGGGRGMKVAKSEADLVEAWSTARAEAAAAFGNDAVYMEKYLGKPRHIEIQVFGDGEGNAIHLGERDCSLQRRHQKVWEEANSPALNVEQRMKIGQICAEAMKKLKYRGAGTIEFLYENGEFYFIEMNTRLQVEHPITEAITGIDLVHEQIRVASGRGLSVTQEEVTFEGHAIECRINAEDPRTFVPSPGTITHFHAPGGLGVRIDSGAYQGYKIPPYYDSLIGKLIVHGRTRVECMMRLRRALDEFVVDGIKTTLPLFQDLVSNQDIANGDYDIHWLEHYLANHPA; from the coding sequence ATGGTCTCCAAAATCCTCATAGCCAATCGCGGGGAAATCGCGCTGCGCGTGCTGCGCGCCTGCAAAGAGCTCGGCATCCCCTGCGTCGTGGTTCACTCCACCGCTGATGCCGATGCCATGCACGTGCGCCTTGCCGACGAGAGCGTCTGCATCGGCCCGCCGCCCTCGCGCGATAGCTATCTGAACATCCATCAGATCGTTGCCGCCTGCGAAATCACCGGCGCGGATGCCGTGCATCCGGGCTATGGCTTCCTTTCGGAAAATGCCAAGTTCGCCGACATCCTCGATGCCCACGACATCACCTTCATCGGTCCGACGGCGGACCATATCCGCATCATGGGCGACAAGATCACCGCCAAGACGACCGCGCTGGAACTCGGCATTCCGGTTGTTCCGGGTTCGGACGGCGAAGTGAAGACCGAGGAAGATGCGATCAAGACGGCCGCCCTGATCGGCTATCCGGTGCTCATCAAGGCAACGGCAGGCGGCGGCGGCCGCGGCATGAAGGTCGCAAAATCCGAAGCCGACCTGGTCGAGGCCTGGTCTACGGCACGCGCGGAAGCGGCGGCAGCCTTCGGCAACGACGCCGTCTACATGGAAAAATATCTCGGCAAGCCGCGCCACATCGAAATCCAGGTGTTTGGCGACGGTGAAGGCAATGCGATCCACCTTGGCGAACGTGACTGCTCGCTGCAGCGCCGTCACCAGAAGGTCTGGGAAGAGGCAAACTCTCCGGCGCTCAACGTCGAGCAGCGCATGAAGATCGGCCAGATCTGCGCCGAGGCCATGAAAAAGCTGAAGTATCGCGGCGCCGGAACGATTGAGTTCCTCTACGAAAACGGCGAATTCTATTTCATCGAAATGAACACCCGTCTGCAGGTGGAGCATCCGATCACCGAAGCGATCACCGGCATCGATCTCGTTCACGAACAGATCCGCGTCGCCTCCGGCCGAGGCCTGTCCGTCACGCAGGAAGAGGTCACCTTCGAGGGTCACGCCATCGAATGCCGCATCAATGCCGAGGACCCGCGCACCTTCGTGCCTTCGCCCGGCACGATCACGCATTTCCATGCGCCGGGCGGCCTTGGTGTGCGCATCGACAGCGGCGCCTATCAGGGCTACAAGATCCCGCCCTACTATGATAGCCTCATCGGCAAGCTCATCGTGCATGGACGCACCCGAGTAGAATGCATGATGCGTCTGCGCCGTGCTCTTGACGAATTTGTCGTCGACGGTATCAAGACGACGCTACCACTGTTCCAGGATCTTGTGTCCAATCAGGATATCGCCAACGGCGACTATGATATCCACTGGCTGGAACACTACCTGGCCAACCATCCGGCATAA
- the accB gene encoding acetyl-CoA carboxylase biotin carboxyl carrier protein, whose translation MAETKKSIDQALIRDLANILNDTDLTEIEVEQDDLRIRVSRAGNTHYVQAPIGVPAYAQAASSASAPQPAPAAAAAAVRNPANTVNAPMVGTVYMAPAPGARAFIEVGATVKEGQTLLIIEAMKTMNQIPSPKSGTITEILVEDGQPVEYGQLLVVIE comes from the coding sequence ATGGCTGAGACGAAAAAAAGTATCGATCAGGCGCTGATCCGCGATCTCGCAAATATCCTAAACGACACGGACCTGACGGAGATCGAGGTCGAGCAGGACGATCTGCGTATCCGCGTTTCGCGCGCCGGCAATACGCATTATGTCCAGGCGCCGATCGGTGTTCCTGCCTATGCTCAAGCCGCTTCTTCCGCATCCGCACCGCAGCCTGCTCCCGCTGCTGCGGCCGCTGCAGTGCGCAACCCGGCCAACACCGTCAACGCGCCGATGGTCGGCACCGTCTACATGGCCCCGGCTCCCGGCGCCCGTGCCTTCATCGAAGTCGGCGCGACGGTCAAGGAAGGCCAAACGCTTCTCATCATCGAAGCAATGAAGACGATGAACCAGATCCCATCTCCGAAGTCCGGCACGATCACGGAGATCCTGGTCGAGGATGGTCAGCCCGTCGAATACGGCCAACTCCTCGTCGTCATCGAATAA
- the aroQ gene encoding type II 3-dehydroquinate dehydratase, whose protein sequence is MTQTIFVLNGPNLNLLGTREPGIYGAKTLTDIETDCKVAGGELGLEIDFRQSNHEGVLIDWLHEANGKAAGVMLNAGAFTHTSLALHDAIRAISIPVVELHITNVHAREDFRHKSLIAPAVKGVICGFGPHSYILALHALKNLTA, encoded by the coding sequence ATGACGCAGACCATTTTCGTCCTGAACGGACCTAACCTGAATTTGCTGGGCACCAGAGAGCCCGGCATATACGGCGCAAAGACGCTCACGGATATCGAGACGGATTGCAAGGTGGCAGGCGGCGAGCTCGGGTTGGAGATCGACTTCCGCCAGAGCAATCATGAAGGCGTCCTCATCGACTGGCTCCACGAGGCAAACGGCAAGGCGGCGGGCGTCATGCTCAATGCCGGGGCTTTTACGCACACCTCGCTCGCACTGCACGATGCAATCCGTGCTATTTCCATTCCGGTGGTGGAACTCCATATCACCAACGTTCATGCTCGCGAAGACTTTCGCCACAAGTCGCTGATTGCACCCGCTGTGAAGGGCGTCATCTGCGGTTTTGGTCCCCATAGCTATATCCTGGCGCTCCACGCGCTGAAGAACCTCACGGCATAA